Proteins found in one Bordetella genomosp. 9 genomic segment:
- the hslO gene encoding Hsp33 family molecular chaperone HslO, translating to MTDLLKKYLFEDRTVRIQAVRLHDTWRAAQVNHDYPPAIKRLLGEMIAASTLLAANLKFEGSLVIQVQGDGPIALLVVECRADLSLRATVKLRQEQVVPDTGTMQSLMNPGGNGRFIVVLDPQRKAPGQQAYQGIVPIVGDTVADALSHYMQQSEQLETRLWLAADDNHAAGMLLQRLPGQGGVAQTPEAAEESWNRAVHLTETLKSDELLATDIDTLIHRLYWDETLLTFEPSGVRWHCPCNRTKVADMLRMLGRGEIESILAERGDVEVACDFCGKPYLFDAVDCAGLFTDSQALPGQDPPTVH from the coding sequence ATGACCGATCTCCTGAAGAAATACCTGTTCGAGGACCGTACCGTTCGCATCCAGGCGGTACGGCTGCATGACACCTGGCGCGCCGCCCAGGTCAATCACGACTATCCCCCCGCCATCAAGCGCCTGCTGGGCGAAATGATCGCCGCATCCACGCTGCTGGCGGCCAACCTGAAGTTCGAAGGGTCGCTGGTGATACAGGTGCAGGGCGACGGGCCGATCGCCCTGCTGGTGGTGGAGTGCCGCGCCGACCTGAGCCTGCGCGCGACCGTCAAGCTGCGCCAGGAACAGGTGGTGCCGGACACCGGCACGATGCAGAGCCTGATGAATCCCGGCGGCAATGGCCGCTTCATCGTGGTGCTGGATCCGCAGCGCAAGGCGCCGGGGCAGCAGGCTTACCAGGGTATCGTGCCCATCGTGGGCGATACCGTCGCCGACGCGCTCAGCCACTACATGCAGCAGTCGGAACAGCTGGAGACGCGCTTGTGGCTGGCCGCCGACGACAATCACGCGGCGGGCATGCTGCTGCAGCGCCTGCCCGGACAGGGCGGGGTCGCGCAGACGCCCGAGGCGGCCGAGGAAAGCTGGAATCGCGCCGTTCACCTGACGGAGACGCTGAAGTCGGACGAGTTGCTGGCCACCGATATCGATACCTTGATCCATCGCCTGTATTGGGATGAGACCCTGCTGACCTTCGAGCCGTCCGGGGTGCGCTGGCATTGCCCGTGCAACCGCACCAAGGTCGCCGATATGCTGCGCATGCTGGGCCGCGGGGAAATCGAGAGCATCCTGGCCGAACGCGGGGATGTGGAAGTCGCCTGCGATTTCTGCGGCAAGCCCTACCTGTTCGATGCGGTGGATTGCGCGGGCCTGTTCACCGACTCGCAGGCGCTGCCGGGACAGGATCCGCCCACGGTGCACTGA
- a CDS encoding gamma carbonic anhydrase family protein, with amino-acid sequence MAIYELEGVAPRIDASAYIADSADIIGDVTLEADVSIWPQVTIRGDNAPIVIRQGSNIQESSVLHVDKGVGLIVEERVTVGHQAMLHGCTIRAGALVGIQAIVLNEAVVGRNCLIGAGAIIPEGRVIPDNSLVIGIGKVVRELTQEEIDRMHQNTQGYIDRGRQYKRALKRVG; translated from the coding sequence ATGGCCATCTACGAACTCGAAGGCGTCGCGCCGCGCATCGACGCCAGCGCCTATATCGCCGACAGCGCGGACATCATCGGCGACGTCACGCTGGAAGCGGACGTCAGCATCTGGCCCCAGGTGACGATACGCGGCGACAACGCGCCCATCGTCATCCGCCAGGGCAGCAATATCCAGGAATCGTCGGTCCTGCACGTCGACAAGGGCGTCGGTCTGATCGTCGAGGAACGCGTGACGGTGGGGCACCAGGCCATGCTGCACGGCTGCACCATACGCGCGGGCGCGCTGGTCGGGATACAGGCCATCGTGCTGAATGAAGCGGTGGTGGGCCGCAATTGCCTGATCGGCGCCGGCGCCATCATCCCCGAAGGCCGCGTGATCCCGGACAACAGCCTGGTCATCGGCATCGGCAAGGTGGTGCGGGAACTGACGCAGGAAGAAATCGACCGCATGCACCAGAACACCCAGGGCTATATCGATCGGGGACGCCAATACAAACGCGCGCTGAAACGCGTCGGCTGA
- a CDS encoding acyl-CoA synthetase yields the protein MNDQYQALYDSFRWLVPTQFNIAEVCCHRWAESGLDARRIAIYYEDEAGNREVWTYGRLAEAANQLANGLVRMGVGKGDRVAVVLGQRPETAVVHMATYSVGAVIVPLSGLFGPEALESRLRDSEARVAVVDAASSANLLSIAEQCAALHQIIGIGFADERVLPWRSLLARQPAEFKRVSTLATDPAILLYTSGTTGAPKGALLPHSALIGNLPGFVASQDWFPKLGDVFWSPADWAWTGGMMDALLPTLYFGHPIVGTRGRFSPERAFELLERYQVTNTFLFPTALKAMMKAVPAPRERYKLVLRAIMSAGESVGETVFGWCRSALGITPNEMFGQTEMNYLVGNSQARWPAKPGSMGRPYPGHRVAVIDDQGQPVKAGEIGEVALNRYDIHGHPDPILFLQYWRNPIATAAKFSGDWCRTGDLARMDEDGYLWYAGRSDDVFKSAGYRIGPGEIESCLLGHPAVANAAVVPKPDAERGALVKAYVVLTPEYAGQARDGIVQALQDHVRERLAPYEYPKEIEFLDELPMTTTGKVQRRVLRQLEEEKAEKARGDQPA from the coding sequence ATGAACGATCAATACCAGGCGCTCTACGACTCTTTCCGCTGGCTAGTACCCACGCAGTTCAACATCGCCGAGGTGTGCTGCCACCGTTGGGCCGAAAGCGGCCTCGACGCACGCCGCATCGCCATTTATTACGAAGACGAAGCGGGCAACAGGGAAGTCTGGACCTACGGTCGCCTGGCGGAAGCGGCGAACCAGTTGGCGAATGGCCTGGTGCGCATGGGAGTCGGAAAGGGCGACCGTGTCGCTGTTGTATTGGGACAACGACCGGAGACCGCGGTGGTGCACATGGCCACCTACAGCGTCGGCGCGGTCATCGTCCCCTTGTCCGGATTGTTCGGCCCCGAAGCGCTGGAGTCGCGCCTGCGCGACTCGGAAGCGCGCGTCGCGGTGGTGGACGCGGCGTCCAGCGCCAACCTGCTTTCCATCGCGGAACAGTGCGCTGCCCTGCACCAGATCATCGGCATCGGCTTCGCCGACGAACGCGTGCTGCCGTGGCGCAGCCTGCTGGCGCGCCAGCCCGCCGAGTTCAAGCGTGTTTCCACCCTGGCCACCGATCCCGCGATCCTGCTGTACACGTCGGGCACCACGGGCGCGCCCAAGGGGGCGCTGCTGCCGCATTCCGCCCTGATCGGCAATCTGCCGGGTTTCGTGGCGTCGCAGGACTGGTTTCCCAAGCTGGGCGATGTGTTCTGGTCGCCGGCAGACTGGGCCTGGACCGGCGGCATGATGGACGCGCTGCTGCCCACCCTGTATTTCGGCCATCCCATCGTCGGCACGCGCGGCCGGTTTTCACCCGAGCGTGCGTTCGAATTGCTGGAACGCTACCAGGTCACGAACACCTTCCTGTTCCCGACCGCCCTGAAAGCGATGATGAAGGCGGTGCCGGCGCCGCGCGAACGCTACAAGCTGGTGCTGCGGGCCATCATGAGCGCCGGCGAATCCGTGGGCGAGACCGTGTTCGGCTGGTGCCGGTCGGCGCTGGGTATCACGCCGAACGAAATGTTCGGCCAGACTGAAATGAACTACCTGGTGGGCAACAGCCAGGCGCGCTGGCCCGCCAAGCCGGGCAGCATGGGCCGCCCCTATCCGGGGCACCGCGTCGCCGTCATCGACGACCAGGGCCAGCCGGTCAAGGCGGGCGAAATCGGCGAAGTGGCGCTGAACCGTTACGACATCCACGGCCATCCCGACCCCATCCTGTTCCTGCAGTACTGGCGCAACCCGATCGCCACCGCCGCGAAATTCAGCGGCGACTGGTGCCGCACCGGCGACCTGGCCCGCATGGACGAAGACGGCTACCTCTGGTACGCGGGGCGCAGCGACGACGTCTTCAAGTCGGCGGGCTATCGCATCGGGCCGGGGGAAATCGAAAGCTGCCTGCTGGGCCACCCGGCCGTAGCCAACGCGGCCGTGGTGCCCAAACCGGATGCGGAGCGCGGCGCGCTGGTCAAGGCCTATGTCGTGCTGACGCCGGAGTACGCCGGCCAGGCCCGCGACGGCATCGTCCAGGCCCTGCAGGACCACGTGCGCGAACGGCTGGCGCCTTATGAATATCCCAAGGAAATCGAGTTTCTCGACGAACTGCCCATGACCACCACCGGCAAGGTGCAGCGGCGGGTATTGCGGCAGCTCGAAGAAGAAAAAGCGGAAAAGGCGCGCGGCGACCAGCCCGCCTGA
- a CDS encoding UDP-2,3-diacylglucosamine diphosphatase, whose protein sequence is MNEIRPTHWRTVWISDLHLGTTGCKAEFLLDFLDHNEAETLYLVGDIVDGWQLRKHWHWPRAHNDVVQRILRKAREGTRVVFVPGNHDEFAREFIGYAFGDIEIVDEDVHETADGRKLLVLHGDQFDGVIQHSKWLAHLGDTLYQFALWLNHYFNRMRHRMGLHYWSLSQYLKHKVKNAVAFITDFEHALAGEARRRGLDGVVCGHIHKAELRDIDGVLYCNDGDWVESLSALTEDHSGQLRLLDWAAVLADRAADAPPARAPRPVSLPALPSALRRQGKHP, encoded by the coding sequence GTGAACGAGATTCGCCCGACGCATTGGCGCACTGTGTGGATTTCCGATTTGCATCTCGGCACGACGGGGTGCAAAGCAGAATTCCTCCTGGACTTCCTGGATCACAACGAAGCCGAGACGCTGTACCTGGTCGGCGACATCGTCGACGGCTGGCAGCTGCGCAAGCACTGGCATTGGCCGCGCGCCCACAACGACGTCGTCCAGCGCATCCTGCGCAAGGCACGGGAAGGCACGCGGGTGGTGTTCGTGCCGGGCAACCATGACGAATTCGCCCGCGAGTTCATCGGCTATGCCTTCGGCGACATCGAGATCGTCGACGAAGACGTCCACGAGACGGCCGACGGGCGCAAGTTGCTGGTGCTGCACGGCGACCAGTTCGACGGCGTGATCCAGCACAGCAAATGGCTGGCGCACCTGGGCGACACGCTGTACCAGTTCGCGCTGTGGCTGAACCACTACTTCAATCGCATGCGCCACCGCATGGGACTGCACTACTGGTCGCTGTCCCAATACCTGAAGCACAAGGTCAAGAACGCGGTCGCCTTCATCACCGACTTCGAACACGCCCTGGCCGGGGAAGCCCGCCGGCGCGGCCTGGATGGCGTCGTCTGCGGCCACATCCACAAGGCCGAACTGCGCGACATCGATGGCGTGCTGTACTGCAACGATGGCGATTGGGTGGAAAGCCTGTCGGCCCTGACCGAAGACCACAGCGGCCAATTGCGGTTGCTCGACTGGGCGGCCGTGCTGGCCGATCGCGCGGCGGACGCCCCGCCGGCCCGCGCGCCGCGGCCGGTGTCCCTGCCCGCGCTGCCCTCGGCCCTGCGCCGCCAGGGCAAGCATCCGTAA
- a CDS encoding RDD family protein: protein MNASTALPTPPRLRRFACMMYEAVLLFGVVFLADYLFDTLTQSRSGLMLRPARQFWLFLAIGVYFVVCWRRAGQTLPMKTWNIRLVARDGTAPSLSRLVWRYGLAWVLPLIAALVVWGIESLTRWPATLMFIVAAPFAVFIGSWLDPEGQFLHDRWAGTRLVTVPGAPRAARKSPAGA, encoded by the coding sequence ATGAACGCCTCGACTGCCCTGCCCACGCCGCCCCGCCTGCGGCGATTCGCCTGCATGATGTACGAAGCCGTGCTGCTGTTCGGCGTGGTTTTCCTGGCGGATTATCTGTTCGACACGCTGACGCAGAGCCGCAGCGGCCTGATGCTGCGGCCGGCCCGCCAGTTCTGGCTTTTCCTGGCCATCGGCGTGTACTTCGTGGTGTGCTGGCGACGCGCCGGCCAGACGCTGCCCATGAAAACCTGGAACATCCGGCTGGTCGCCAGGGACGGCACCGCGCCGTCGCTGAGCCGCCTGGTCTGGCGCTACGGGCTGGCCTGGGTATTGCCCTTGATCGCGGCCCTGGTGGTCTGGGGCATCGAGTCGCTGACCCGCTGGCCCGCCACCCTGATGTTCATCGTCGCCGCGCCGTTCGCGGTGTTCATCGGCTCCTGGCTCGATCCGGAAGGGCAGTTCCTGCATGACCGCTGGGCGGGCACGCGGCTGGTCACGGTACCAGGTGCGCCCCGGGCGGCGCGCAAGAGCCCGGCCGGCGCCTGA